A single region of the Garra rufa chromosome 6, GarRuf1.0, whole genome shotgun sequence genome encodes:
- the lig4 gene encoding DNA ligase 4, whose translation MDGASKSDATPQKSVAAQVPFIDLCTVLENIQKTKLRPDKGKILKDFIDSWRKFHAALHKDNSNTTDSFYAAMRLIVPQFERERMAYGIKENMLAKLYIEVLGLPKNGTEANKLLNYRAPTTSHGEAGDFALTAYFVLKKRCTSQGNLTIKEVNDFLDSVAINNASKQKDQVKKSLLHLITQSSALEQKWLIRMLLKDMKLGISKETVLQVFHPDAPELYNVTTDLNKVCTKLHDPSVSLSEVSIDLFSAFKPMLAAVANVRQIEKQMGNRPFYIETKLDGERIQLHKAGDVYKYYTRNSYEYTQQFGASPLEGSLTPYIHNVFKPNVVNCILDGEMMAYNPTTETFMQKGSKFDIKRLMDDSDLQTCFCVFDVLLVNNQKFANEPLKKRYEILETVFTPVKGRIQMVTKADGKTMQEVVNSLNEAIDNLDEGIMVKDPMSIYKPDKRGEGWLKIKPEYVDGLMDELDLLIVGGYWGKGRRSGMLSHFLCAVAEVPSPGEKPTVFHTLCRIGSGYTMKELYDLGLKLAKHWKVYNKNNPPAAILCGTEKPEVYIEPRNSVILQVKAAEIVSSDMYKTNCTLRFPRIERIREDKEWHQCMTLAELSQFRSRASGKLASRHLHIQDDQPEKKKQKFAAKPKKTIGVIDHFKSQDLSAVTKETDMFEDVEFCVINGNDEHSKAELEKVVARCGGIVVQNPGKDTYCVIAAVQNMRVKNLISSDQHDVVWATWLLECLENKQVIPWQPRHMIHMSPSTRDHFAKEYDQYGDSYYIDTDEQQLREVFERVGHTDAECLSVAQIEAENAWDDLPTSIFRPYTAYFDRCADLGDPKSIIRGTSLDTRALEFRFHGGKVVEKLKEGISHVIVENERRALDLKTLRRLYTKKFKIVRESWVTDSIKAGHVEDEIDYLI comes from the coding sequence ATGGACGGTGCCTCAAAAAGTGATGCCACACCACAGAAGTCTGTTGCTGCCCAAGTTCCATTCATCGACCTCTGCACAGTCCTGGAGAACATCCAAAAGACCAAACTCAGACCAGACAAAGGCAAAATTCTAAAGGATTTTATCGATTCTTGGAGGAAATTCCATGCAGCGCTTCACAAGGACAATTCCAATACCACAGATTCATTTTACGCAGCCATGCGTCTTATTGTGCCTCAGTTTGAGCGAGAGCGAATGGCTTAtggtataaaagaaaacatgCTTGCCAAACTGTATATTGAAGTTTTAGGCCTACCTAAAAATGGAACTGAGGCAAACAAACTTCTAAATTACAGAGCTCCAACCACATCTCATGGAGAAGCTGGTGACTTTGCCCTTACAGCCTACTTTGTGCTGAAAAAAAGATGTACAAGTCAgggtaatttaaccattaaagaAGTCAATGACTTCTTGGATTCCGTAGCTATCAACAATGCCAGCAAACAGAAGGATCAAGTGAAGAAAAGCCTTTTGCATCTGATAACCCAGAGTTCAGCTTTGGAACAGAAGTGGCTCATTAGAATGCTTCTCAAGGACATGAAACTTGGCATTAGCAAGGAGACAGTACTTCAGGTTTTCCATCCAGATGCACCAGAACTGTACAATGTCACCACAGACCTGAATAAAGTCTGCACAAAACTTCATGATCCGTCTGTGTCCCTTAGTGAGGTCTCCATTGATTTGTTTTCTGCTTTTAAACCAATGCTGGCCGCTGTTGCCAACGTCAGACAGATAGAGAAGCAAATGGGCAACCGTCCATTCTACATTGAGACAAAGCTTGATGGTGAACGCATTCAGCTGCACAAAGCTGGAGATGTTTACAAATACTATACAAGGAACTCTTATGAATACACGCAACAGTTTGGGGCCTCTCCACTAGAGGGCTCTCTCACACCATACATTCACAACGTCTTCAAACCTAATGTGGTAAACTGCATACTGGATGGAGAGATGATGGCTTATAATCCTACAACGGAGACCTTCATGCAGAAGGGCAGTAAGTTTGATATTAAAAGGCTGATGGATGACtctgatttgcaaacctgcttttgtgtatttgatgtCCTTTTAGTAAACAATCAGAAGTTTGCAAATGAACCTCTCAAGAAGCGCTATGAAATTCTTGAAACTGTCTTTACGCCAGTCAAAGGTCGTATCCAGATGGTCACAAAAGCTGATGGCAAAACCATGCAGGAAGTGGTGAATTCTCTCAATGAGGCCATTGACAATCTGGATGAGGGGATTATGGTTAAGGATCCCATGTCCATCTACAAACCAGATAAACGTGGTGAAGGATGGTTGAAAATTAAGCCAGAATATGTGGATGGTCTGATGGATGAACTTGATCTGCTGATAGTGGGAGGCTACTGGGGTAAAGGCAGAAGAAGCGGGATGCTCTCTCATTTTCTGTGTGCGGTAGCAGAGGTGCCGAGTCCAGGGGAGAAGCCCACAGTGTTCCATACTCTCTGCCGCATTGGATCAGGCTACACTATGAAAGAACTGTACGACCTTGGTCTGAAGTTGGCCAAACATTGGAAAGTTTACAACAAAAATAATCCTCCAGCTGCCATCTTGTGTGGAACAGAAAAACCAGAGGTTTACATAGAACCACGCAACTCAGTGATCTTACAAGTCAAAGCGGCAGAGATAGTCTCTAGTGATATGTATAAGACCAACTGCACATTACGTTTCCCCAGAATCGAAAGAATCAGAGAAGACAAAGAGTGGCATCAGTGCATGACCTTGGCTGAACTGAGCCAGTTCCGCTCCAGAGCTTCTGGAAAGCTGGCATCCAGACATCTACATATCCAAGATGACCAGCCTGAAAAGAAGAAGCAAAAGTTTGCAGCCAAGCCCAAGAAGACAATCGGAGTCATTGACCACTTCAAATCTCAGGATTTATCAGCAGTCACCAAAGAGACGGATATGTTTGAAGATGTTGAGTTCTGTGTGATAAATGGCAATGATGAACATTCCAAGGCAGAGCTTGAGAAAGTTGTGGCCCGCTGTGGAGGCATTGTTGTGCAGAACCCTGGAAAGGACACGTACTGTGTGATTGCAGCTGTGCAGAACATGAGAGTAAAGAACCTCATCTCCTCAGACCAGCATGATGTGGTGTGGGCTACTTGGCTGTTGGAGTGTCTGGAAAATAAGCAGGTTATACCATGGCAACCACGTCACATGATTCACATGTCACCTTCCACAAGGGACCACTTCGCTAAAGAGTATGATCAGTATGGAGACAGTTATTACATTGACACTGATGAACAACAGCTGAGGGAAGTTTTTGAAAGGGTTGGCCACACAGATGCTGAATGTTTGTCTGTGGCACAGATAGAAGCAGAGAATGCTTGGGATGACTTGCCCACTAGCATTTTTAGGCCTTACACTGCATACTTTGACCGGTGTGCTGACTTGGGAGATCCAAAATCCATCATCCGGGGTACAAGTTTGGACACTCGTGCCTTAGAATTCCGATTCCATGGTGGTAAAGTTGTGGAAAAACTAAAGGAAGGAATCTCACATGTCATAGTAGAAAACGAGAGAAGAGCTCTGGACTTGAAGACACTGAGGCGACTTTATACCAAGAAGTTCAAAATTGTTCGAGAATCTTGGGTGACCGATTCCATCAAAGCAGGCCATGTAGAGGATGAGATTGACTACCTTATTTAA